A stretch of the Poseidonibacter parvus genome encodes the following:
- a CDS encoding amino acid ABC transporter substrate-binding protein, producing the protein MKFLKTASLSVAALALASSVVSADTLDNVKAKGTLSCGVSTGIAGFSATDSSGQWKGLDVDMCKAVASAVFGDASKVKYVPLTAKERFTALQSGEIDMLSRSTTWTNTRDTSLGLNFAGVNYYDGQGFLVSTKIGVNSAKELDGATVCIQAGTTTELNLTDYFKANKMTYKPITYDTSGQTIEGFKSGRCDVVTSDASQLYGLVLKVKDPSSVKVLPEIISKEPLGPVVRQGDDKWFNIVKWSHIAMLNAEEFGITKANVDSMKGSKNPGIKRILGESGEAGKNLGLDAKWAYNIIKNVGNYGESFESNVGKDSPLKISRGLNNLWTKGGLQYGAPIR; encoded by the coding sequence ATGAAATTTTTAAAAACTGCTTCATTATCAGTTGCTGCATTAGCTTTAGCTTCAAGTGTAGTATCTGCTGATACTCTAGATAATGTTAAGGCAAAAGGTACACTATCTTGTGGTGTTTCTACTGGTATTGCTGGTTTCTCTGCTACAGATTCAAGTGGTCAATGGAAAGGTTTAGATGTTGATATGTGTAAAGCTGTTGCATCTGCTGTTTTTGGTGATGCTTCAAAAGTTAAATATGTTCCTTTAACTGCAAAAGAAAGATTTACAGCTTTACAAAGTGGTGAAATTGATATGTTATCAAGATCAACTACATGGACAAATACTAGAGATACTTCTTTAGGTCTTAACTTCGCTGGTGTAAATTATTATGATGGTCAAGGTTTTTTAGTTTCTACTAAAATTGGTGTTAATTCAGCTAAAGAATTAGATGGTGCAACTGTTTGTATTCAAGCGGGAACTACAACTGAGTTAAACTTAACTGATTACTTCAAAGCTAATAAAATGACTTATAAACCTATTACTTATGATACATCTGGTCAAACAATTGAAGGATTTAAATCAGGAAGATGTGATGTTGTAACTTCTGATGCTTCTCAATTATATGGTCTAGTATTAAAAGTAAAAGATCCATCTTCAGTTAAAGTACTTCCTGAAATTATTTCAAAAGAACCTTTAGGACCAGTAGTTAGACAAGGTGATGACAAATGGTTTAATATCGTTAAATGGTCTCATATTGCAATGTTAAATGCTGAAGAATTTGGTATTACTAAAGCAAATGTTGATTCAATGAAAGGTAGTAAAAACCCTGGAATTAAAAGAATCTTAGGTGAATCTGGTGAAGCTGGTAAAAACTTAGGTTTAGATGCTAAATGGGCGTACAATATTATCAAAAATGTTGGAAACTACGGTGAGTCATTTGAAAGTAATGTTGGTAAAGATTCTCCACTTAAAATTTCTAGAGGTTTAAATAATCTTTGGACTAAAGGTGGATTACAATACGGAGCACCAATTAGATAG
- a CDS encoding Lrp/AsnC family transcriptional regulator, whose amino-acid sequence MKDEILYRVQKNFPLVKKPFEQIAKELNTTEDEVIKILQEEKANNIIRQTSAIFDTKKLGYKSSLVAFEIDEDKIDDAVVILNSNPGISHNYERNHKYNIWFTIAISPQSKSNLEDTVELLSKLTKANDYILLPTLKLFKISVKLDTTNKQDKKEKVEKKNFKDLELNEFHYSVIKEAQNDIKIVSEPFKEIIEKLNITYEDFFKTLQDLQDAGVMRRFACILNHRKAGFGANAMVAWDIEEGKEGERIGEIAASFSAVSHCYLRPKYPTWNYNLFTMIHGKTKEDTQAVIESIQKEIPYKSNMPLYSSREFKKIRIKYFSDEFKIWEEKYIK is encoded by the coding sequence ATGAAAGATGAAATTTTATATAGAGTACAAAAGAATTTTCCACTAGTAAAAAAACCTTTTGAACAAATAGCAAAAGAGTTAAATACAACAGAAGACGAAGTAATAAAAATTCTACAAGAAGAAAAAGCCAATAATATAATAAGACAAACATCTGCAATTTTTGATACTAAAAAATTAGGATACAAATCTTCACTTGTAGCTTTTGAAATTGATGAAGATAAAATTGATGATGCAGTTGTTATTCTAAACTCTAATCCTGGAATATCACATAATTATGAAAGAAACCACAAATACAATATTTGGTTTACAATTGCTATTTCACCTCAATCAAAATCTAATCTTGAAGATACAGTTGAATTACTATCAAAACTTACAAAAGCAAACGATTATATTCTTCTACCAACTCTAAAACTATTTAAAATATCTGTTAAACTTGATACAACAAATAAACAAGACAAAAAAGAGAAAGTAGAAAAAAAGAACTTTAAAGATTTAGAATTAAATGAATTTCATTATAGTGTAATAAAAGAAGCACAAAATGATATCAAAATTGTATCTGAACCCTTTAAAGAAATAATAGAAAAACTCAATATTACTTATGAAGATTTTTTCAAAACACTCCAAGACTTGCAAGATGCAGGGGTTATGAGAAGATTTGCTTGTATATTAAATCATAGAAAAGCAGGCTTTGGTGCAAATGCAATGGTAGCTTGGGATATAGAAGAAGGAAAAGAAGGTGAAAGAATAGGAGAAATAGCAGCTTCGTTTTCAGCAGTTTCTCACTGTTATTTAAGACCTAAATATCCTACTTGGAATTATAATTTATTTACTATGATTCATGGAAAAACAAAAGAAGATACACAAGCAGTGATTGAAAGTATTCAAAAAGAAATACCATATAAATCAAATATGCCACTTTATTCATCAAGAGAATTTAAAAAAATTAGAATCAAATACTTTAGTGATGAATTTAAAATCTGGGAAGAAAAATATATTAAATAA
- a CDS encoding Crp/Fnr family transcriptional regulator: MKVKLKDIFLFQDLSDDTLSQIEEFTTLIKLSKDNILFYEGDESKYLYLLGSGIIKLYKTASNDKEIVMKYFHSNELIAEVANFEGIPYPATAQAFSPCEVLRIDFIKLKDIMYKDPKLSFMIQTSLIKKIRNLEKLVSLHVVLDSKERIAKYLCEHTEDFFNTKNIMVAEILNISPETLSRMLRVFKNDGLIDSKAKTVDKEKLRLFFS; the protein is encoded by the coding sequence ATGAAGGTTAAGTTAAAAGATATTTTCCTATTTCAAGATTTAAGTGATGATACACTATCTCAGATTGAAGAATTTACTACACTTATCAAATTATCAAAAGACAATATACTATTTTATGAAGGTGATGAATCTAAATATCTTTATTTATTAGGTTCTGGAATAATAAAGTTGTATAAAACTGCATCAAATGACAAAGAAATTGTTATGAAATATTTTCATTCAAATGAATTAATAGCCGAAGTTGCAAATTTTGAAGGTATTCCTTATCCTGCAACTGCTCAAGCTTTTAGTCCTTGTGAAGTATTAAGAATTGATTTTATTAAATTAAAAGACATTATGTATAAAGATCCAAAATTATCATTTATGATTCAAACTTCACTTATTAAAAAAATTAGAAACTTAGAAAAACTTGTTTCTTTACATGTAGTACTTGATTCAAAAGAAAGAATTGCAAAGTATTTATGTGAACATACAGAAGATTTTTTCAATACAAAAAACATTATGGTTGCTGAAATATTAAATATTTCTCCTGAGACTTTATCAAGAATGTTAAGAGTATTTAAAAATGATGGTTTAATTGATAGTAAAGCAAAAACAGTAGATAAAGAAAAGTTGAGACTTTTCTTTTCTTAG
- the cobA gene encoding uroporphyrinogen-III C-methyltransferase yields the protein MGKVYLTGAGPGDIELMTVKAARIVTEADIIIYDRLANPKILETAKKECELIYVGKQDGKHSVPQDEINEIIYQAALKHEKVVRLKGGDPFVFGRGGEEAIYLFEREIKFEIIPGITSSISVPAYAGIPVTHRGITTSFRVVTGHESTKRISQIEWESFLNDETLVFLMGFHNIGLITRKLMKYGKSKDYPCAVISKGSTPDQEVTVSTLENIVEDSKGMPTPAIIVVGEVVKLREKIKWTY from the coding sequence ATGGGAAAAGTATACTTAACAGGCGCAGGTCCTGGTGATATTGAATTAATGACAGTGAAAGCTGCTAGAATTGTTACAGAAGCTGACATTATTATCTATGATAGATTAGCTAATCCAAAAATTTTAGAAACGGCAAAAAAGGAATGTGAATTAATCTACGTTGGAAAACAAGATGGAAAACACTCAGTGCCACAAGATGAAATAAATGAGATCATTTATCAAGCAGCATTAAAGCATGAAAAAGTTGTAAGACTTAAAGGTGGAGATCCTTTTGTATTTGGTCGAGGTGGAGAAGAAGCAATTTATTTATTCGAACGAGAAATTAAATTTGAAATAATTCCTGGTATTACCTCATCTATTTCTGTACCTGCATATGCAGGAATTCCAGTAACTCACAGAGGTATTACAACTTCATTTAGAGTAGTAACTGGACATGAATCAACAAAAAGAATTTCTCAAATAGAATGGGAAAGTTTCTTAAATGATGAAACACTTGTATTTTTAATGGGATTCCATAATATTGGATTAATTACAAGAAAACTAATGAAATATGGTAAAAGTAAAGACTATCCATGTGCAGTAATCTCAAAAGGTTCAACACCTGATCAAGAAGTTACCGTTTCAACTTTAGAAAACATTGTTGAAGATTCAAAAGGTATGCCAACACCAGCTATTATAGTTGTAGGAGAAGTTGTAAAATTAAGAGAAAAAATTAAATGGACTTATTAG
- a CDS encoding cytochrome D1 domain-containing protein: MKLIKILLVAVIALSSSYAKEKFFVVERESSSLATIYNGLKRTNIEGMRNMNHGVVKFEGKDGYVISRDGYVIKFDPEAEKILAEYKTSKSAIGFVIGKTYVAVANYDDKSVDILDRDLNPIKKIKTNSKNVGIKIYKDYLIFSQMDNDTISVYKDMSEGKSKADFKVFKEFKDVGELPFDAMIKDNNYIAGFFTSAHYGVVDLDTMTFKKIKIYLNDERKMVLKVPHFGFWSIGGDKVFVPAVGDNKVLVYDKDFNFIKNIETQGLPVFTSLSPDKKHLAVTYSGKDFPTIQIIDTKTLKIIHTFNFDGKVLHIRWSNKSPQLYVSVNDTNKIAVIHTKEWFLNREIFNVKKPSGIFIYEDGK; the protein is encoded by the coding sequence ATGAAACTTATAAAAATACTTTTAGTTGCAGTAATTGCACTAAGTTCAAGTTATGCAAAAGAAAAATTCTTTGTAGTTGAAAGAGAAAGTTCTTCACTTGCAACAATCTATAATGGTTTAAAAAGAACTAATATAGAAGGTATGCGAAATATGAACCATGGGGTTGTAAAATTTGAAGGTAAAGATGGTTATGTAATTTCAAGAGATGGTTATGTAATTAAATTTGACCCAGAAGCTGAAAAAATATTAGCAGAATACAAAACATCAAAATCAGCAATTGGCTTTGTAATTGGGAAAACTTATGTTGCAGTTGCGAACTATGATGACAAAAGTGTTGATATTTTAGATAGAGATTTAAATCCAATTAAAAAGATTAAAACCAATTCTAAAAATGTTGGTATTAAAATATATAAAGACTATTTAATTTTCTCTCAAATGGATAATGACACTATTTCTGTTTATAAAGACATGAGTGAAGGAAAAAGTAAAGCTGATTTTAAAGTTTTTAAAGAGTTTAAAGATGTAGGAGAGTTACCTTTTGATGCAATGATAAAAGATAATAACTATATTGCAGGATTTTTTACCTCAGCACACTATGGAGTTGTTGATTTAGATACAATGACTTTCAAAAAAATCAAAATCTATTTAAATGATGAGCGAAAAATGGTATTAAAAGTACCTCACTTCGGATTTTGGAGTATAGGTGGAGATAAAGTATTCGTTCCTGCTGTTGGAGATAATAAAGTTTTAGTTTATGATAAAGATTTCAACTTTATCAAAAATATTGAGACTCAAGGGTTACCTGTATTTACAAGTTTAAGTCCTGATAAAAAACATTTAGCAGTAACTTATTCAGGAAAAGATTTTCCTACAATACAAATAATAGACACAAAAACATTAAAAATTATACATACATTTAATTTTGATGGAAAAGTATTACATATAAGATGGTCAAATAAATCACCACAATTATATGTATCAGTAAATGACACGAATAAAATAGCAGTAATACATACAAAAGAGTGGTTTTTAAATAGAGAAATATTTAATGTTAAAAAACCTTCGGGAATATTTATATATGAGGATGGAAAATAA
- a CDS encoding radical SAM/SPASM domain-containing protein encodes MFRLSNLIKTTLEDTKSRTLNGSIMIWNFTNRCNLSCHHCYSKADANEKDTLTYEEIEQTISRLKKGGVNFVIFSGGEPLLRKDIFDIAQCMKDNGIMTYLSTNGLYINEKNVDQIIDTFNYIGISIDGIEEIHDQFRGQKGSYKKSIEAIKLVQAHGGNAGIRFTITKETQDSFYAMFDLCEELNVDKLYISHLVYSGRGEENLEIDISKEQRREYVEFIIDKAFEYYKDNSKIDLVTGNMEMDSILLLNRFKKQYPQKAEILEKKLKAWGGNSAGNRLGNMDWAGNVKPDPFFPFTVGNYLETPFDEIWTSNENEILNKLRQSPREIRGKCSNCKYIDICNGGSRSRAYAMTGDLWQEDPSCYLTDDEIRR; translated from the coding sequence ATGTTTAGATTGTCAAACTTAATCAAAACTACTTTAGAAGATACAAAATCTAGAACTCTAAATGGTTCTATTATGATATGGAACTTTACAAATCGTTGTAACTTATCATGTCATCATTGTTACAGTAAAGCTGATGCAAATGAAAAAGACACTTTAACTTATGAAGAAATAGAACAAACTATTTCAAGACTTAAAAAAGGAGGAGTTAACTTTGTCATCTTCTCAGGTGGAGAACCTCTTTTAAGGAAAGATATTTTTGATATTGCACAGTGTATGAAAGATAATGGAATTATGACTTATCTATCTACAAATGGTTTATATATAAATGAAAAGAATGTTGACCAAATTATTGACACATTTAATTATATTGGTATTTCAATTGATGGTATTGAAGAAATCCATGACCAATTTAGAGGTCAAAAAGGTTCTTATAAGAAATCTATTGAAGCAATTAAATTAGTTCAAGCTCACGGTGGAAATGCAGGTATTAGATTTACAATTACAAAAGAAACACAAGATAGTTTTTATGCAATGTTTGATTTATGTGAAGAATTAAATGTAGATAAACTTTATATCTCTCATCTTGTTTATTCAGGACGGGGAGAAGAGAATCTAGAAATTGACATTTCAAAAGAGCAAAGAAGAGAATATGTTGAGTTTATAATCGATAAAGCCTTTGAATATTATAAAGATAATAGTAAAATTGACCTAGTAACTGGAAACATGGAAATGGATTCAATACTGTTATTAAATAGATTTAAAAAACAATATCCACAAAAAGCTGAGATTTTAGAGAAAAAACTAAAAGCTTGGGGTGGAAACTCTGCTGGAAATAGACTTGGAAATATGGATTGGGCAGGAAATGTAAAACCAGACCCATTTTTCCCTTTTACAGTTGGAAACTATTTAGAAACTCCTTTTGATGAAATTTGGACTTCAAATGAAAATGAAATTTTAAATAAATTAAGACAAAGCCCTCGTGAAATAAGAGGAAAATGTTCAAACTGTAAATATATAGATATTTGTAATGGTGGTTCAAGAAGCAGAGCTTATGCAATGACAGGTGATTTGTGGCAAGAAGACCCATCATGTTATTTAACAGATGATGAGATTAGGAGATAA
- a CDS encoding c-type cytochrome encodes MSIIKKIPLVLIFFCSFSFAQDISGEKVFKTYCWGCHHQTSVAFGPSFQEMADKRTRGEIQGHIIAPKSTYKQLGHKRSVMPSFQDKLSIEELNAITDFIYTFKSSKDK; translated from the coding sequence ATGAGTATAATAAAAAAAATACCACTTGTACTAATATTTTTTTGTTCATTTAGCTTTGCACAAGATATAAGTGGCGAAAAAGTATTTAAAACGTATTGTTGGGGTTGTCATCACCAAACCTCAGTTGCTTTTGGACCCTCATTTCAAGAAATGGCAGATAAAAGAACAAGAGGTGAAATTCAAGGTCATATAATTGCACCTAAATCTACATATAAGCAATTAGGTCACAAAAGATCAGTAATGCCAAGTTTCCAAGACAAGCTTTCTATTGAAGAATTAAATGCAATAACTGATTTTATATACACATTTAAATCATCAAAGGATAAATAA
- a CDS encoding tetratricopeptide repeat protein: MKKVLLALSCASLLFASNYDDGLESYKNKEFKKAYDLFLQSANNGNSKSAHNLSIMYNNGDGVKKDLKESIEWLEIASNAKNSYAMTQLASNYMQGYGVLKDYKKAVALFTEAALLDNSQASFNLAYMYTVGLAVKENPKEAVYWYEKSANLGNTNAQVNLGFMYISAQGVKKDLSKAAMYIKKAKDSGNPKALELWNEFELSKY; this comes from the coding sequence ATGAAAAAAGTATTATTAGCTTTATCTTGTGCTTCCTTACTTTTTGCAAGTAATTATGATGATGGATTAGAATCATATAAAAATAAAGAGTTTAAAAAAGCTTATGACTTATTTTTACAAAGTGCAAACAATGGCAATTCGAAATCTGCTCATAATCTATCTATTATGTACAATAATGGGGATGGAGTTAAAAAAGATTTAAAAGAGTCTATTGAATGGTTAGAAATTGCAAGTAATGCAAAAAACTCTTATGCAATGACTCAATTAGCAAGTAATTATATGCAAGGTTATGGAGTTTTAAAAGATTATAAAAAAGCAGTAGCACTGTTTACAGAAGCTGCACTTTTAGATAATTCACAAGCTTCATTTAATTTAGCATATATGTATACAGTAGGACTTGCTGTAAAAGAAAATCCAAAAGAAGCAGTTTACTGGTATGAAAAATCTGCAAACTTAGGTAATACAAACGCACAAGTAAATTTAGGATTTATGTATATATCAGCTCAAGGTGTAAAAAAAGATTTGAGTAAAGCTGCTATGTATATAAAAAAAGCAAAAGATTCTGGAAACCCAAAGGCTTTAGAGCTTTGGAATGAATTTGAATTATCAAAATATTAA
- a CDS encoding multiheme c-type cytochrome, producing MKKDILIKLLILILLFNSQLLFSKYLDSKSCNECHPTIYKEHASSMHHKSSIYTDEIHTKMKEAISPRKYACAICHTPAVKNLRPLMQGKSQPSEFDHRLKDGVSCSYCHQISKVIFTKQKGVNFSTMNDKLKPTFFGNLESPESSSKHNSSSNNSNYVNSKVCMGCHSHKINKNDIQICSTLDEVGQTSDCISCHMPKKKGTPTKLNAKARVEYTSHEFLGIHSEQMVKQAIELKLKQLSNNSFELYIKNKMGHSIITQPMRLKYAKTEILRDKKIIWQNFDKNPYKDKDTTFSIIFKDINNKPTFPAFAKGYIYNNNLKSKEEKRVIYKLKELKKGDIIKSTWVSYIIAPKIAKKLDITDKELTKQILGQTVQLKIK from the coding sequence ATGAAAAAAGATATTTTAATAAAACTTTTAATTTTAATCCTTCTTTTTAACTCTCAACTCTTATTTTCAAAATACTTAGATTCAAAATCATGTAACGAATGTCATCCAACCATCTATAAAGAGCACGCTTCAAGTATGCATCACAAATCTTCTATTTATACTGATGAAATTCATACTAAAATGAAAGAAGCAATAAGTCCAAGAAAATATGCATGTGCTATATGTCATACACCTGCTGTAAAAAATTTAAGACCTTTAATGCAAGGAAAATCTCAGCCAAGTGAATTTGATCATAGATTAAAAGATGGAGTTTCCTGTTCATATTGTCACCAAATTTCAAAAGTGATTTTTACTAAACAAAAAGGTGTTAATTTTTCAACTATGAATGATAAATTAAAACCAACATTTTTTGGAAATCTAGAAAGTCCAGAGAGTTCAAGTAAACATAATAGTTCTAGTAATAATTCAAACTATGTAAACAGTAAAGTCTGTATGGGTTGTCATTCACATAAAATCAATAAAAATGATATTCAAATTTGTAGTACTTTAGATGAAGTTGGACAAACAAGTGATTGTATTTCATGTCATATGCCAAAGAAAAAAGGAACACCTACAAAATTAAATGCAAAAGCGAGAGTAGAATATACTTCACATGAGTTTTTAGGAATACACTCTGAACAAATGGTTAAACAAGCTATTGAGTTAAAATTAAAACAACTATCAAACAATTCATTTGAATTATATATAAAAAATAAAATGGGTCATTCCATAATTACACAGCCTATGAGACTTAAATATGCTAAAACAGAAATTTTAAGAGATAAAAAAATCATATGGCAAAATTTTGATAAAAATCCTTATAAAGATAAAGATACTACTTTTTCTATAATATTTAAAGATATAAATAATAAACCAACTTTTCCAGCTTTTGCAAAAGGATATATTTATAATAATAACTTAAAATCAAAAGAAGAAAAAAGAGTTATCTATAAACTTAAAGAGTTAAAAAAAGGTGATATTATAAAATCCACGTGGGTTTCATATATCATAGCTCCAAAAATTGCTAAAAAACTTGATATTACAGATAAAGAATTAACCAAACAAATCTTAGGTCAAACAGTTCAATTAAAAATTAAATGA
- a CDS encoding nitrite reductase produces the protein MKLGKVLSLAACTVVTAGSLFAGTSDMNFAEVYEKECQGCHGPIHQGGVGSDLRPGALKKKERHVLRDAILAGVENTAMPQWDHSFSKDDADGMVDWLMDWKDNTNYKLDFDQIHSTWTKLADREALAKKYTKSADTKSVLDITFATERDASLVDFIDSTNGKVLSRHKAGFAVHVTVTNKKNPRYAYSISRSGRLTMFDIAAPGQPALASVQVGFESRGLAVSPDGKYVIAGNYTPGGAVLCDAMTLEPLKAYDTSAVINMKGQIEASRVASLADTPYGPYFAMALKDAGRVYIIDYSKPDFPIVGDVPNIGEVLHDAFLNEDEGEDFGRYYMIASQGSDVMGIVDYKEKNLAAKVYTGKKSKPHPGQGSSWFNKKMGKQLHATVTMNQGSVVIWDSNWEIVKKVETSGGGLFIGTAPHTPYLWADTVLGKPATYNEVYLINKETLETDKIVKVGKKEGQLIDAKTKKVLQTWDATQYKTITFPESNPKIGKDKVIEYTSKLGDKVKEPVQPRLLHAEPANHGKWTMISEWTTGRIGIYESESGKFIKYINNLTTPTFTYSVEHRQHIPGA, from the coding sequence ATGAAATTAGGTAAAGTTTTAAGTTTAGCAGCGTGTACAGTTGTAACAGCAGGTTCTTTGTTTGCAGGTACATCAGATATGAATTTTGCAGAAGTGTATGAAAAAGAGTGTCAAGGATGTCATGGACCAATTCACCAAGGTGGGGTTGGATCAGATTTAAGACCAGGTGCTTTAAAGAAAAAAGAAAGACACGTATTAAGAGATGCAATTTTAGCAGGTGTTGAAAATACAGCAATGCCTCAATGGGATCATTCATTCTCTAAAGATGATGCAGATGGTATGGTTGATTGGTTAATGGATTGGAAAGATAATACAAATTATAAATTAGATTTCGATCAAATTCACTCAACTTGGACAAAATTAGCTGATAGAGAAGCATTAGCTAAAAAATATACTAAATCAGCAGATACTAAATCAGTTCTTGATATTACATTTGCAACTGAAAGAGATGCCTCTTTAGTTGACTTTATTGATTCAACTAATGGAAAAGTATTATCTAGACATAAAGCTGGATTCGCAGTTCACGTAACAGTAACAAATAAGAAAAACCCAAGATATGCTTACTCAATTTCAAGATCTGGAAGATTAACTATGTTTGATATTGCAGCACCTGGTCAACCAGCGCTTGCTTCTGTTCAAGTTGGTTTTGAATCAAGAGGATTAGCAGTATCTCCAGATGGTAAATATGTAATTGCTGGAAACTATACTCCAGGTGGAGCAGTTTTATGTGATGCAATGACTTTAGAGCCATTAAAAGCATATGATACATCTGCAGTAATTAATATGAAAGGTCAAATTGAAGCGTCAAGAGTTGCATCTTTAGCTGATACTCCTTATGGTCCTTACTTTGCAATGGCGTTAAAAGATGCTGGTAGAGTATATATTATTGATTATTCTAAACCTGATTTCCCAATCGTTGGAGATGTTCCAAATATCGGTGAAGTACTTCATGATGCATTCTTAAATGAAGATGAAGGTGAAGATTTTGGTAGATATTACATGATTGCATCTCAAGGTTCAGATGTAATGGGTATTGTTGATTACAAAGAGAAAAATTTAGCTGCAAAAGTTTACACAGGTAAAAAATCTAAACCACATCCAGGTCAAGGATCTTCTTGGTTTAATAAAAAAATGGGTAAACAATTACATGCAACTGTAACTATGAATCAAGGTTCTGTAGTTATTTGGGATTCTAACTGGGAAATTGTTAAAAAAGTAGAAACTTCAGGTGGTGGATTATTCATCGGAACTGCACCACATACTCCATATTTATGGGCAGATACAGTTCTTGGTAAACCAGCAACATATAATGAAGTTTACTTAATTAACAAAGAAACTTTAGAAACTGATAAAATTGTAAAAGTTGGTAAAAAAGAAGGTCAATTAATTGATGCTAAAACTAAAAAAGTATTACAAACTTGGGATGCAACACAGTATAAAACTATAACATTCCCTGAATCTAATCCAAAAATTGGTAAAGATAAAGTTATTGAATATACTTCTAAATTAGGTGATAAAGTTAAAGAACCTGTACAACCAAGATTACTTCATGCAGAACCTGCAAACCATGGTAAATGGACTATGATTTCTGAATGGACAACTGGTAGAATTGGTATTTATGAATCTGAAAGTGGAAAATTTATTAAATATATTAATAACTTAACTACTCCTACATTTACATACTCTGTTGAACACAGACAACATATCCCTGGTGCATAA